The following proteins are encoded in a genomic region of Cervus elaphus chromosome 15, mCerEla1.1, whole genome shotgun sequence:
- the ADAM8 gene encoding disintegrin and metalloproteinase domain-containing protein 8 isoform X4 — MCGLGLLLLAALGLREVAPGAALPHVEQYEVVQPRRLPAPRARRDLPSRLGLYPESVSYVLGARGHTFTLHLRKNRDLVGSGYAETYTAANGSQVTEQLQRQDHCFYQGHVEGHPHSAASLSTCAGLRGFFQAGPAVRLIEPLAGAGEEGPHALYLAQHLQQEAGTCGVNDSSLESILGPRVSAAFRPRWSEPRETRYVELFVVTDSTEFQRFGSREAVRQRVLEVVNHVDKLYQELNFRVVLVGLEMWNGGDKIQVSSQPDATLDSFLAWRARELVGRQAHDNVQLITGVDFTGTTVGLAKVSAMCSQGSGAVNQDHSPNPIGVASTMAHEMGHNLGMDHDENVAGCYCPVPREGGGCVMAASIGSQYPRKFSQCSRADLETFVEKPRTACLVDIPDLDRLVGGPVCGNGFLERGEQCDCGRPEDCQNRCCNASTCLLAKGAECAHGACCHECRVKPAGEPCRPAKDQCDLGEHCDGRWPTCPEDAFRENGAPCPGGYCYNGACPTLAQRCRDLWGPGSRVAVETCFRYGISEGCRAGVPLQSGRVNRCGTLFCEGGQEPPERGYCILTTSSGICRAVVQDGSTAYEPVPKGTKCGEEQVCWDGFCQDLHVYRSRNCSARCNGHGECNHEGQCHCHPGWAPPYCAEPPSDTHAAPGSLRTRVLAGVGALVVLVLILVGVLIYCKARSPVRRRNVAPKSAMGLSNPLFQEGLSKPAEGGAQAPPGGSLEPAPSSQPAKPTASSVTPKRPPPALRPAPPAKPLPVLKPKQVIKPTCAPPIPPVKPGVRGAQPGPTQVALNPVQRR; from the exons ATGTGCGGCCTCGGGCTCCTGCTGCTCGCCGCGCTGGGGCTGCGGG AGGTTGCCCCCGGGGCCGCCCTGCCCCACGTGGAGCAGTACGAGGTGGTGCAGCCCCGGCGCCTGCCTGCACCCCGCGCTCGGCGGGATCTGCCCTCCCGCCTG ggCCTGTACCCAGAGAGTGTGAGCTACGTCCTGGGGGCCCGCGGGCACACCTTCACCCTGCACCTTCGGAAGAACAG GGACCTGGTGGGCTCGGGCTACGCGGAGACCTACACGGCCGCCAACGGCTCCCAGGTGACAGAGCAGCTGCAGAGGCAG GACCACTGCTTCTACCAGGGCCACGTGGAGGGGCACCCACACTCAGCCGCCAGCCTCAGCACCTGTGCCGGCCTCAG GGGCTTCTTCCAGGCAGGCCCCGCTGTCCGCCTGATCGAGCCCCTGGCGGGGGCCGGGGAGGAAGGGCCACACGCCCTGTACCTGGCGCAGCACCTGCAGCAGGAGGCTGGCACCTGCGGTGTCAACGACAGCAGCCTGGAGAGCATCCTGGGGCCGCGGGTGTCTGCAGCCTTCAGACCCCGG TGGTCAGAACCCAGAGAGACCCGCTATGTGGAGCTGTTTGTGGTCACGGACAGCACGGAG TTCCAGCGGTTTGGGAGCAGAGAGGCCGTGCGTCAGCGGGTGCTGGAGGTGGTCAACCACGTGGACAAG CTCTATCAGGAGCTCAATTTCCGCGTGGTGCTCGTGGGCCTGGAGATGTGGAATGGTGGGGACAAAATTCAGGTCAGCTCCCAGCCCGACGCCACACTGGACAGCTTCCTGGCCTGGAGGGCCCGAGAGCTGGTGGGCCGGCAGGCGCACGACAACGTGCAGCTCATCAC CGGGGTCGACTTCACGGGGACCACCGTGGGACTGGCCAAGGTGTCTGCCATGTGCTCCCAGGGCTCGGGGGCTGTAAACCAG GACCACAGCCCGAATCCCATCGGTGTGGCGAGCACCATGGCCCACGAGATGGGCCACAACCTGGGCATGGACCACGACGAGAATGTCGCTGGCTGCTACTGCCCGGTGCCGAGGGAGGGCGGCGGCTGCGTGATGGCGGCCAGCATCGG ctCCCAGTACCCCAGGAAGTTCAGTCAGTGCAGCCGGGCCGACCTGGAGACGTTCGTGGAGAAGCCCCGCACGGCCTGCCTGGTGGACATCCCGGACCTTGACCGGCTGGTGGGCGGCCCTGTGTGCGGAAACGGGTTCCTGGAGCGTGGGGAGCAGTGTGACTGTGGCCGCCCCGAG gactgTCAGAATCGCTGCTGCAACGCCAGCACATGCCTTCTGGCCAAGGGGGCCGAGTGCGCCCACGGCGCCTGCTGCCACGAGTGCAGG GTGAAGCCAGCCGGAGAGCCGTGCCGCCCCGCGAAGGACCAGTGTGACCTCGGCGAGCACTGTGACGGCCGGTGGCCCACATGCCCCGAGGACGCCTTCAGGGAGAACGGTGCGCCCTGCCCGGGGGGCTACTGCTACAACGGGGCCTGCCCGACGCTGGCCCAGCGCTGCCGGGACCTGTGGGGGCCAG GCTCGCGGGTGGCCGTGGAGACTTGCTTCCGCTACGGCATCTCCGAAGGCTGTCGGGCTGGGGTCCCCCTGCAGTCCGGCAG GGTCAACAGGTGCGGCACGCTCTTCTGCGAGGGGGGGCAGGAGCCCCCGGAACGCGGATACTGCATCCTCACCACCTCCTCGGGCATCTGCCGAGCTGTCGTCCAGGACGGCAGCACCGCGTACGAGCCGGTGCCCAAGGGCACCAAGTGCGGCGAGGAGCAG GTTTGCTGGGACGGCTTCTGCCAGGACCTGCACGTGTACAGATCCAGGAACTGCTCCGCCCGGTGCAACGGCCATGGG GAGTGCAACCACGAGGGCCAGTGCCACTGCCACCCGGGCTGGGCCCCGCCCTACTGCGCAGAGCCGCCGTCCGACACGCACGCAG CCCCTGGGAGCCTCCGAACGCGTGTGCTGGCGGGCGTGGGCGCcctggtggtgctggtgctgaTCCTGGTGGGCGTTCTTATCTACTGCAAGGCCCGGAGCCCAGTCCGAAGGAG GAACGTGGCACCCAAGTCGGCCATGGGGCTCTCCAACCCCCTGTTCCAGGAAGGGCTCAGCAAACCTGCGGAAGGCGGGGCTCAGGCTCCCCCCGGTGGCTCCCTAGAGCCAGCCCCTTCCTCCCAGCCCGCCAAGCCCACAGCTTCCTCAGTGACCCCTAAGCGCCCACCCCCTGCT CTCAGACCTGCTCCTCCCGCCAAGCCCCTTCCGGTGCTGAAGCCAAAGCAG GTCATCAAGCCGACCTGCGCTCCCCCGATTCCACCCGTCAAGCCTGGAGTGAGAGGGGCCCAGCCTGGACCCACTCAG GTTGCTCTGAATCCTGTCCAGAGGAGGTGA
- the ADAM8 gene encoding disintegrin and metalloproteinase domain-containing protein 8 isoform X1 — MCGLGLLLLAALGLREVAPGAALPHVEQYEVVQPRRLPAPRARRDLPSRLGLYPESVSYVLGARGHTFTLHLRKNRDLVGSGYAETYTAANGSQVTEQLQRQDHCFYQGHVEGHPHSAASLSTCAGLRGFFQAGPAVRLIEPLAGAGEEGPHALYLAQHLQQEAGTCGVNDSSLESILGPRVSAAFRPRWSEPRETRYVELFVVTDSTEFQRFGSREAVRQRVLEVVNHVDKLYQELNFRVVLVGLEMWNGGDKIQVSSQPDATLDSFLAWRARELVGRQAHDNVQLITGVDFTGTTVGLAKVSAMCSQGSGAVNQDHSPNPIGVASTMAHEMGHNLGMDHDENVAGCYCPVPREGGGCVMAASIGSQYPRKFSQCSRADLETFVEKPRTACLVDIPDLDRLVGGPVCGNGFLERGEQCDCGRPEDCQNRCCNASTCLLAKGAECAHGACCHECRVKPAGEPCRPAKDQCDLGEHCDGRWPTCPEDAFRENGAPCPGGYCYNGACPTLAQRCRDLWGPGSRVAVETCFRYGISEGCRAGVPLQSGRVNRCGTLFCEGGQEPPERGYCILTTSSGICRAVVQDGSTAYEPVPKGTKCGEEQVCWDGFCQDLHVYRSRNCSARCNGHGECNHEGQCHCHPGWAPPYCAEPPSDTHAAPGSLRTRVLAGVGALVVLVLILVGVLIYCKARSPVRRRNVAPKSAMGLSNPLFQEGLSKPAEGGAQAPPGGSLEPAPSSQPAKPTASSVTPKRPPPAPPAAMASPPSPLPVYPPQAPGQQLRPAPPAKPLPVLKPKQVIKPTCAPPIPPVKPGVRGAQPGPTQVALNPVQRR, encoded by the exons ATGTGCGGCCTCGGGCTCCTGCTGCTCGCCGCGCTGGGGCTGCGGG AGGTTGCCCCCGGGGCCGCCCTGCCCCACGTGGAGCAGTACGAGGTGGTGCAGCCCCGGCGCCTGCCTGCACCCCGCGCTCGGCGGGATCTGCCCTCCCGCCTG ggCCTGTACCCAGAGAGTGTGAGCTACGTCCTGGGGGCCCGCGGGCACACCTTCACCCTGCACCTTCGGAAGAACAG GGACCTGGTGGGCTCGGGCTACGCGGAGACCTACACGGCCGCCAACGGCTCCCAGGTGACAGAGCAGCTGCAGAGGCAG GACCACTGCTTCTACCAGGGCCACGTGGAGGGGCACCCACACTCAGCCGCCAGCCTCAGCACCTGTGCCGGCCTCAG GGGCTTCTTCCAGGCAGGCCCCGCTGTCCGCCTGATCGAGCCCCTGGCGGGGGCCGGGGAGGAAGGGCCACACGCCCTGTACCTGGCGCAGCACCTGCAGCAGGAGGCTGGCACCTGCGGTGTCAACGACAGCAGCCTGGAGAGCATCCTGGGGCCGCGGGTGTCTGCAGCCTTCAGACCCCGG TGGTCAGAACCCAGAGAGACCCGCTATGTGGAGCTGTTTGTGGTCACGGACAGCACGGAG TTCCAGCGGTTTGGGAGCAGAGAGGCCGTGCGTCAGCGGGTGCTGGAGGTGGTCAACCACGTGGACAAG CTCTATCAGGAGCTCAATTTCCGCGTGGTGCTCGTGGGCCTGGAGATGTGGAATGGTGGGGACAAAATTCAGGTCAGCTCCCAGCCCGACGCCACACTGGACAGCTTCCTGGCCTGGAGGGCCCGAGAGCTGGTGGGCCGGCAGGCGCACGACAACGTGCAGCTCATCAC CGGGGTCGACTTCACGGGGACCACCGTGGGACTGGCCAAGGTGTCTGCCATGTGCTCCCAGGGCTCGGGGGCTGTAAACCAG GACCACAGCCCGAATCCCATCGGTGTGGCGAGCACCATGGCCCACGAGATGGGCCACAACCTGGGCATGGACCACGACGAGAATGTCGCTGGCTGCTACTGCCCGGTGCCGAGGGAGGGCGGCGGCTGCGTGATGGCGGCCAGCATCGG ctCCCAGTACCCCAGGAAGTTCAGTCAGTGCAGCCGGGCCGACCTGGAGACGTTCGTGGAGAAGCCCCGCACGGCCTGCCTGGTGGACATCCCGGACCTTGACCGGCTGGTGGGCGGCCCTGTGTGCGGAAACGGGTTCCTGGAGCGTGGGGAGCAGTGTGACTGTGGCCGCCCCGAG gactgTCAGAATCGCTGCTGCAACGCCAGCACATGCCTTCTGGCCAAGGGGGCCGAGTGCGCCCACGGCGCCTGCTGCCACGAGTGCAGG GTGAAGCCAGCCGGAGAGCCGTGCCGCCCCGCGAAGGACCAGTGTGACCTCGGCGAGCACTGTGACGGCCGGTGGCCCACATGCCCCGAGGACGCCTTCAGGGAGAACGGTGCGCCCTGCCCGGGGGGCTACTGCTACAACGGGGCCTGCCCGACGCTGGCCCAGCGCTGCCGGGACCTGTGGGGGCCAG GCTCGCGGGTGGCCGTGGAGACTTGCTTCCGCTACGGCATCTCCGAAGGCTGTCGGGCTGGGGTCCCCCTGCAGTCCGGCAG GGTCAACAGGTGCGGCACGCTCTTCTGCGAGGGGGGGCAGGAGCCCCCGGAACGCGGATACTGCATCCTCACCACCTCCTCGGGCATCTGCCGAGCTGTCGTCCAGGACGGCAGCACCGCGTACGAGCCGGTGCCCAAGGGCACCAAGTGCGGCGAGGAGCAG GTTTGCTGGGACGGCTTCTGCCAGGACCTGCACGTGTACAGATCCAGGAACTGCTCCGCCCGGTGCAACGGCCATGGG GAGTGCAACCACGAGGGCCAGTGCCACTGCCACCCGGGCTGGGCCCCGCCCTACTGCGCAGAGCCGCCGTCCGACACGCACGCAG CCCCTGGGAGCCTCCGAACGCGTGTGCTGGCGGGCGTGGGCGCcctggtggtgctggtgctgaTCCTGGTGGGCGTTCTTATCTACTGCAAGGCCCGGAGCCCAGTCCGAAGGAG GAACGTGGCACCCAAGTCGGCCATGGGGCTCTCCAACCCCCTGTTCCAGGAAGGGCTCAGCAAACCTGCGGAAGGCGGGGCTCAGGCTCCCCCCGGTGGCTCCCTAGAGCCAGCCCCTTCCTCCCAGCCCGCCAAGCCCACAGCTTCCTCAGTGACCCCTAAGCGCCCACCCCCTGCT CCTCCAGCTGCCATGGCCAGCCCACCGTCCCCTCTCCCTGTGTACCCCCCGCAGGCCCCGGGCCAG CAGCTCAGACCTGCTCCTCCCGCCAAGCCCCTTCCGGTGCTGAAGCCAAAGCAG GTCATCAAGCCGACCTGCGCTCCCCCGATTCCACCCGTCAAGCCTGGAGTGAGAGGGGCCCAGCCTGGACCCACTCAG GTTGCTCTGAATCCTGTCCAGAGGAGGTGA
- the ADAM8 gene encoding disintegrin and metalloproteinase domain-containing protein 8 isoform X3, whose protein sequence is MCGLGLLLLAALGLREVAPGAALPHVEQYEVVQPRRLPAPRARRDLPSRLGLYPESVSYVLGARGHTFTLHLRKNRDLVGSGYAETYTAANGSQVTEQLQRQDHCFYQGHVEGHPHSAASLSTCAGLRGFFQAGPAVRLIEPLAGAGEEGPHALYLAQHLQQEAGTCGVNDSSLESILGPRVSAAFRPRWSEPRETRYVELFVVTDSTEFQRFGSREAVRQRVLEVVNHVDKLYQELNFRVVLVGLEMWNGGDKIQVSSQPDATLDSFLAWRARELVGRQAHDNVQLITGVDFTGTTVGLAKVSAMCSQGSGAVNQDHSPNPIGVASTMAHEMGHNLGMDHDENVAGCYCPVPREGGGCVMAASIGSQYPRKFSQCSRADLETFVEKPRTACLVDIPDLDRLVGGPVCGNGFLERGEQCDCGRPEDCQNRCCNASTCLLAKGAECAHGACCHECRVKPAGEPCRPAKDQCDLGEHCDGRWPTCPEDAFRENGAPCPGGYCYNGACPTLAQRCRDLWGPGSRVAVETCFRYGISEGCRAGVPLQSGRVNRCGTLFCEGGQEPPERGYCILTTSSGICRAVVQDGSTAYEPVPKGTKCGEEQVCWDGFCQDLHVYRSRNCSARCNGHGECNHEGQCHCHPGWAPPYCAEPPSDTHAAPGSLRTRVLAGVGALVVLVLILVGVLIYCKARSPVRRRNVAPKSAMGLSNPLFQEGLSKPAEGGAQAPPGGSLEPAPSSQPAKPTASSVTPKRPPPAQLRPAPPAKPLPVLKPKQVIKPTCAPPIPPVKPGVRGAQPGPTQVALNPVQRR, encoded by the exons ATGTGCGGCCTCGGGCTCCTGCTGCTCGCCGCGCTGGGGCTGCGGG AGGTTGCCCCCGGGGCCGCCCTGCCCCACGTGGAGCAGTACGAGGTGGTGCAGCCCCGGCGCCTGCCTGCACCCCGCGCTCGGCGGGATCTGCCCTCCCGCCTG ggCCTGTACCCAGAGAGTGTGAGCTACGTCCTGGGGGCCCGCGGGCACACCTTCACCCTGCACCTTCGGAAGAACAG GGACCTGGTGGGCTCGGGCTACGCGGAGACCTACACGGCCGCCAACGGCTCCCAGGTGACAGAGCAGCTGCAGAGGCAG GACCACTGCTTCTACCAGGGCCACGTGGAGGGGCACCCACACTCAGCCGCCAGCCTCAGCACCTGTGCCGGCCTCAG GGGCTTCTTCCAGGCAGGCCCCGCTGTCCGCCTGATCGAGCCCCTGGCGGGGGCCGGGGAGGAAGGGCCACACGCCCTGTACCTGGCGCAGCACCTGCAGCAGGAGGCTGGCACCTGCGGTGTCAACGACAGCAGCCTGGAGAGCATCCTGGGGCCGCGGGTGTCTGCAGCCTTCAGACCCCGG TGGTCAGAACCCAGAGAGACCCGCTATGTGGAGCTGTTTGTGGTCACGGACAGCACGGAG TTCCAGCGGTTTGGGAGCAGAGAGGCCGTGCGTCAGCGGGTGCTGGAGGTGGTCAACCACGTGGACAAG CTCTATCAGGAGCTCAATTTCCGCGTGGTGCTCGTGGGCCTGGAGATGTGGAATGGTGGGGACAAAATTCAGGTCAGCTCCCAGCCCGACGCCACACTGGACAGCTTCCTGGCCTGGAGGGCCCGAGAGCTGGTGGGCCGGCAGGCGCACGACAACGTGCAGCTCATCAC CGGGGTCGACTTCACGGGGACCACCGTGGGACTGGCCAAGGTGTCTGCCATGTGCTCCCAGGGCTCGGGGGCTGTAAACCAG GACCACAGCCCGAATCCCATCGGTGTGGCGAGCACCATGGCCCACGAGATGGGCCACAACCTGGGCATGGACCACGACGAGAATGTCGCTGGCTGCTACTGCCCGGTGCCGAGGGAGGGCGGCGGCTGCGTGATGGCGGCCAGCATCGG ctCCCAGTACCCCAGGAAGTTCAGTCAGTGCAGCCGGGCCGACCTGGAGACGTTCGTGGAGAAGCCCCGCACGGCCTGCCTGGTGGACATCCCGGACCTTGACCGGCTGGTGGGCGGCCCTGTGTGCGGAAACGGGTTCCTGGAGCGTGGGGAGCAGTGTGACTGTGGCCGCCCCGAG gactgTCAGAATCGCTGCTGCAACGCCAGCACATGCCTTCTGGCCAAGGGGGCCGAGTGCGCCCACGGCGCCTGCTGCCACGAGTGCAGG GTGAAGCCAGCCGGAGAGCCGTGCCGCCCCGCGAAGGACCAGTGTGACCTCGGCGAGCACTGTGACGGCCGGTGGCCCACATGCCCCGAGGACGCCTTCAGGGAGAACGGTGCGCCCTGCCCGGGGGGCTACTGCTACAACGGGGCCTGCCCGACGCTGGCCCAGCGCTGCCGGGACCTGTGGGGGCCAG GCTCGCGGGTGGCCGTGGAGACTTGCTTCCGCTACGGCATCTCCGAAGGCTGTCGGGCTGGGGTCCCCCTGCAGTCCGGCAG GGTCAACAGGTGCGGCACGCTCTTCTGCGAGGGGGGGCAGGAGCCCCCGGAACGCGGATACTGCATCCTCACCACCTCCTCGGGCATCTGCCGAGCTGTCGTCCAGGACGGCAGCACCGCGTACGAGCCGGTGCCCAAGGGCACCAAGTGCGGCGAGGAGCAG GTTTGCTGGGACGGCTTCTGCCAGGACCTGCACGTGTACAGATCCAGGAACTGCTCCGCCCGGTGCAACGGCCATGGG GAGTGCAACCACGAGGGCCAGTGCCACTGCCACCCGGGCTGGGCCCCGCCCTACTGCGCAGAGCCGCCGTCCGACACGCACGCAG CCCCTGGGAGCCTCCGAACGCGTGTGCTGGCGGGCGTGGGCGCcctggtggtgctggtgctgaTCCTGGTGGGCGTTCTTATCTACTGCAAGGCCCGGAGCCCAGTCCGAAGGAG GAACGTGGCACCCAAGTCGGCCATGGGGCTCTCCAACCCCCTGTTCCAGGAAGGGCTCAGCAAACCTGCGGAAGGCGGGGCTCAGGCTCCCCCCGGTGGCTCCCTAGAGCCAGCCCCTTCCTCCCAGCCCGCCAAGCCCACAGCTTCCTCAGTGACCCCTAAGCGCCCACCCCCTGCT CAGCTCAGACCTGCTCCTCCCGCCAAGCCCCTTCCGGTGCTGAAGCCAAAGCAG GTCATCAAGCCGACCTGCGCTCCCCCGATTCCACCCGTCAAGCCTGGAGTGAGAGGGGCCCAGCCTGGACCCACTCAG GTTGCTCTGAATCCTGTCCAGAGGAGGTGA
- the ADAM8 gene encoding disintegrin and metalloproteinase domain-containing protein 8 isoform X2: MCGLGLLLLAALGLREVAPGAALPHVEQYEVVQPRRLPAPRARRDLPSRLGLYPESVSYVLGARGHTFTLHLRKNRDLVGSGYAETYTAANGSQVTEQLQRQDHCFYQGHVEGHPHSAASLSTCAGLRGFFQAGPAVRLIEPLAGAGEEGPHALYLAQHLQQEAGTCGVNDSSLESILGPRVSAAFRPRWSEPRETRYVELFVVTDSTEFQRFGSREAVRQRVLEVVNHVDKLYQELNFRVVLVGLEMWNGGDKIQVSSQPDATLDSFLAWRARELVGRQAHDNVQLITGVDFTGTTVGLAKVSAMCSQGSGAVNQDHSPNPIGVASTMAHEMGHNLGMDHDENVAGCYCPVPREGGGCVMAASIGSQYPRKFSQCSRADLETFVEKPRTACLVDIPDLDRLVGGPVCGNGFLERGEQCDCGRPEDCQNRCCNASTCLLAKGAECAHGACCHECRVKPAGEPCRPAKDQCDLGEHCDGRWPTCPEDAFRENGAPCPGGYCYNGACPTLAQRCRDLWGPGSRVAVETCFRYGISEGCRAGVPLQSGRVNRCGTLFCEGGQEPPERGYCILTTSSGICRAVVQDGSTAYEPVPKGTKCGEEQVCWDGFCQDLHVYRSRNCSARCNGHGECNHEGQCHCHPGWAPPYCAEPPSDTHAAPGSLRTRVLAGVGALVVLVLILVGVLIYCKARSPVRRRNVAPKSAMGLSNPLFQEGLSKPAEGGAQAPPGGSLEPAPSSQPAKPTASSVTPKRPPPAPPAAMASPPSPLPVYPPQAPGQLRPAPPAKPLPVLKPKQVIKPTCAPPIPPVKPGVRGAQPGPTQVALNPVQRR; encoded by the exons ATGTGCGGCCTCGGGCTCCTGCTGCTCGCCGCGCTGGGGCTGCGGG AGGTTGCCCCCGGGGCCGCCCTGCCCCACGTGGAGCAGTACGAGGTGGTGCAGCCCCGGCGCCTGCCTGCACCCCGCGCTCGGCGGGATCTGCCCTCCCGCCTG ggCCTGTACCCAGAGAGTGTGAGCTACGTCCTGGGGGCCCGCGGGCACACCTTCACCCTGCACCTTCGGAAGAACAG GGACCTGGTGGGCTCGGGCTACGCGGAGACCTACACGGCCGCCAACGGCTCCCAGGTGACAGAGCAGCTGCAGAGGCAG GACCACTGCTTCTACCAGGGCCACGTGGAGGGGCACCCACACTCAGCCGCCAGCCTCAGCACCTGTGCCGGCCTCAG GGGCTTCTTCCAGGCAGGCCCCGCTGTCCGCCTGATCGAGCCCCTGGCGGGGGCCGGGGAGGAAGGGCCACACGCCCTGTACCTGGCGCAGCACCTGCAGCAGGAGGCTGGCACCTGCGGTGTCAACGACAGCAGCCTGGAGAGCATCCTGGGGCCGCGGGTGTCTGCAGCCTTCAGACCCCGG TGGTCAGAACCCAGAGAGACCCGCTATGTGGAGCTGTTTGTGGTCACGGACAGCACGGAG TTCCAGCGGTTTGGGAGCAGAGAGGCCGTGCGTCAGCGGGTGCTGGAGGTGGTCAACCACGTGGACAAG CTCTATCAGGAGCTCAATTTCCGCGTGGTGCTCGTGGGCCTGGAGATGTGGAATGGTGGGGACAAAATTCAGGTCAGCTCCCAGCCCGACGCCACACTGGACAGCTTCCTGGCCTGGAGGGCCCGAGAGCTGGTGGGCCGGCAGGCGCACGACAACGTGCAGCTCATCAC CGGGGTCGACTTCACGGGGACCACCGTGGGACTGGCCAAGGTGTCTGCCATGTGCTCCCAGGGCTCGGGGGCTGTAAACCAG GACCACAGCCCGAATCCCATCGGTGTGGCGAGCACCATGGCCCACGAGATGGGCCACAACCTGGGCATGGACCACGACGAGAATGTCGCTGGCTGCTACTGCCCGGTGCCGAGGGAGGGCGGCGGCTGCGTGATGGCGGCCAGCATCGG ctCCCAGTACCCCAGGAAGTTCAGTCAGTGCAGCCGGGCCGACCTGGAGACGTTCGTGGAGAAGCCCCGCACGGCCTGCCTGGTGGACATCCCGGACCTTGACCGGCTGGTGGGCGGCCCTGTGTGCGGAAACGGGTTCCTGGAGCGTGGGGAGCAGTGTGACTGTGGCCGCCCCGAG gactgTCAGAATCGCTGCTGCAACGCCAGCACATGCCTTCTGGCCAAGGGGGCCGAGTGCGCCCACGGCGCCTGCTGCCACGAGTGCAGG GTGAAGCCAGCCGGAGAGCCGTGCCGCCCCGCGAAGGACCAGTGTGACCTCGGCGAGCACTGTGACGGCCGGTGGCCCACATGCCCCGAGGACGCCTTCAGGGAGAACGGTGCGCCCTGCCCGGGGGGCTACTGCTACAACGGGGCCTGCCCGACGCTGGCCCAGCGCTGCCGGGACCTGTGGGGGCCAG GCTCGCGGGTGGCCGTGGAGACTTGCTTCCGCTACGGCATCTCCGAAGGCTGTCGGGCTGGGGTCCCCCTGCAGTCCGGCAG GGTCAACAGGTGCGGCACGCTCTTCTGCGAGGGGGGGCAGGAGCCCCCGGAACGCGGATACTGCATCCTCACCACCTCCTCGGGCATCTGCCGAGCTGTCGTCCAGGACGGCAGCACCGCGTACGAGCCGGTGCCCAAGGGCACCAAGTGCGGCGAGGAGCAG GTTTGCTGGGACGGCTTCTGCCAGGACCTGCACGTGTACAGATCCAGGAACTGCTCCGCCCGGTGCAACGGCCATGGG GAGTGCAACCACGAGGGCCAGTGCCACTGCCACCCGGGCTGGGCCCCGCCCTACTGCGCAGAGCCGCCGTCCGACACGCACGCAG CCCCTGGGAGCCTCCGAACGCGTGTGCTGGCGGGCGTGGGCGCcctggtggtgctggtgctgaTCCTGGTGGGCGTTCTTATCTACTGCAAGGCCCGGAGCCCAGTCCGAAGGAG GAACGTGGCACCCAAGTCGGCCATGGGGCTCTCCAACCCCCTGTTCCAGGAAGGGCTCAGCAAACCTGCGGAAGGCGGGGCTCAGGCTCCCCCCGGTGGCTCCCTAGAGCCAGCCCCTTCCTCCCAGCCCGCCAAGCCCACAGCTTCCTCAGTGACCCCTAAGCGCCCACCCCCTGCT CCTCCAGCTGCCATGGCCAGCCCACCGTCCCCTCTCCCTGTGTACCCCCCGCAGGCCCCGGGCCAG CTCAGACCTGCTCCTCCCGCCAAGCCCCTTCCGGTGCTGAAGCCAAAGCAG GTCATCAAGCCGACCTGCGCTCCCCCGATTCCACCCGTCAAGCCTGGAGTGAGAGGGGCCCAGCCTGGACCCACTCAG GTTGCTCTGAATCCTGTCCAGAGGAGGTGA